The proteins below come from a single Desulfuromonas acetoxidans DSM 684 genomic window:
- the lepA gene encoding translation elongation factor 4 has translation MNQKNIRNFSIIAHIDHGKSTLADRLLEDTGTVSDREKTDQFLDKMDLERERGITIKAQAVCLKYRADNGEDYTLNLIDTPGHVDFSYEVSRSLTACEGALLVVDASQGVEAQTLANVYLALDEDLEIFPVLNKVDLPGAEPERVKEEIEDIIGLDTSDAIVASAKEGIGIHDILERVVQQVPAPQGDVDAPLKALIFDSWYDSYQGVVVMVRIVDGEIKKGDKIYLMASKGSYEVLKVGVFSPGAVPQSSLKAGEVGFVVAGIKVVQDAKVGDTITHFHKRADNALPGFQEVKPMVFSGLYPIDTSEYDLLRDALEKLQLNDASISYEPENSVALGFGFRCGFLGLLHMEIIQERLEREFNIDLITTAPTVVYQVTTVKNELIHVDSANKLPEVQYIDRIEEPFILASIHVPNEFVGSILALCEEKRGIQREIKYLTETRVMIVYELPLNEIVMDFYDRLKSISRGYASLDYEPLDYRPSKLVRMNVMINGDTVDALSLIVHQDKAQARGRELVSKMKEFIPRQQYVVAIQAAVGGKIIARETVKALRKDVTAKCYGGDISRKRKLLEKQKEGKKRMKQVGSVELPQEAFLAILKVKE, from the coding sequence ATGAACCAGAAAAATATTCGCAATTTTTCCATCATTGCCCATATTGACCATGGCAAATCAACGCTGGCAGACCGTCTTCTTGAGGATACCGGCACCGTCAGTGATCGGGAAAAAACCGATCAGTTTCTTGACAAGATGGACCTGGAGCGTGAGCGGGGCATCACCATTAAGGCTCAGGCTGTATGTCTGAAGTATCGTGCAGACAATGGTGAGGACTATACTCTCAACCTGATCGACACGCCGGGACACGTTGACTTCAGTTATGAAGTCAGTCGTTCTTTAACTGCTTGTGAAGGTGCCCTGCTGGTGGTTGATGCCTCACAGGGTGTTGAGGCTCAGACTCTGGCGAATGTTTACCTGGCTTTGGATGAAGACCTGGAGATTTTTCCTGTCCTTAATAAGGTGGATCTTCCTGGTGCCGAACCCGAACGGGTTAAAGAAGAGATTGAAGACATCATCGGTCTCGACACCAGCGACGCCATTGTTGCCAGCGCCAAAGAGGGTATTGGCATTCATGATATTCTGGAGCGGGTGGTTCAGCAGGTACCTGCGCCTCAAGGCGATGTTGATGCGCCGTTGAAGGCGCTGATTTTTGATTCCTGGTATGACTCGTATCAGGGTGTTGTCGTCATGGTGCGGATTGTTGATGGTGAGATCAAAAAGGGAGATAAGATCTACCTGATGGCCAGTAAGGGCAGCTATGAAGTGCTCAAGGTCGGGGTGTTCTCTCCGGGAGCCGTTCCCCAGAGTTCCCTTAAAGCCGGTGAGGTCGGGTTTGTCGTTGCCGGAATTAAAGTAGTTCAGGATGCTAAGGTTGGCGACACGATTACCCACTTTCACAAGCGTGCCGATAATGCGTTGCCGGGCTTCCAGGAAGTCAAGCCGATGGTTTTTTCCGGGCTTTATCCCATTGATACCAGCGAGTACGACTTGCTGCGCGATGCTCTGGAAAAGTTGCAACTCAACGACGCATCGATCAGTTATGAGCCGGAAAATTCTGTAGCGCTGGGCTTTGGTTTCCGTTGTGGTTTTCTCGGACTGCTGCATATGGAGATCATTCAGGAACGCCTTGAACGTGAGTTTAATATTGACCTGATCACCACCGCACCGACCGTTGTCTACCAAGTGACGACAGTTAAAAACGAATTGATTCATGTCGACAGTGCTAACAAGCTGCCCGAAGTGCAATATATTGATAGAATCGAAGAGCCGTTCATTCTGGCTTCGATTCATGTGCCGAATGAATTTGTCGGATCGATTCTGGCTCTGTGCGAAGAAAAACGCGGTATTCAGCGTGAGATCAAATATCTGACGGAAACCCGTGTCATGATTGTCTACGAGCTGCCGCTCAATGAGATTGTCATGGATTTCTACGATCGGCTCAAGTCGATCAGCCGCGGTTATGCGTCGTTGGATTATGAGCCGTTGGATTACCGGCCCAGCAAGTTGGTACGGATGAATGTGATGATTAATGGGGATACTGTGGATGCACTGTCATTGATCGTTCACCAGGACAAGGCTCAGGCGCGTGGACGAGAGCTGGTCTCCAAAATGAAGGAATTTATTCCCCGTCAGCAATATGTTGTGGCCATTCAGGCGGCGGTCGGCGGTAAGATTATCGCCCGTGAAACGGTCAAGGCGTTGCGTAAGGATGTGACGGCCAAATGTTATGGTGGCGACATCTCCCGTAAACGAAAATTGCTTGAAAAGCAAAAAGAGGGCAAGAAGCGCATGAAGCAGGTCGGCAGTGTTGAATTGCCGCAGGAGGCCTTTCTGGCCATACTTAAAGTTAAAGAGTAG
- the lepB gene encoding signal peptidase I translates to MTKLPEFKEEIKQNKTWYREYGEALLVAAILALIIRTFVVQAFKIPSGSMEDTLLIGDHLLVCKFIYGTEIPFTDKVVLPLTDPQRGDVIVFEFPGDLEKPWLERRDFIKRIVGTPGDTVEVRNKRVYVNGEVYDLPQEVHKESSLILPGTRVSPEDRRDFMPKLVVPPGQYFVMGDNRDRSYDSRFWGFVDRDLIKGKAFIKYWSWDGEEHWPRFNRIGRLID, encoded by the coding sequence ATGACGAAATTGCCTGAATTTAAAGAGGAAATAAAGCAGAATAAAACCTGGTATCGCGAATATGGTGAAGCTCTGCTCGTTGCGGCAATCCTGGCTTTGATCATCCGCACATTTGTCGTTCAGGCGTTCAAAATCCCCTCCGGCTCCATGGAAGATACGTTGTTGATCGGTGATCATCTGCTGGTGTGCAAATTTATTTATGGCACTGAGATCCCTTTCACCGACAAAGTCGTTCTGCCGCTGACAGACCCGCAGCGCGGCGATGTGATTGTCTTTGAATTTCCCGGTGATCTGGAAAAGCCGTGGCTGGAACGGCGTGATTTTATCAAGCGCATTGTCGGCACACCCGGTGATACCGTTGAAGTGCGTAACAAGCGTGTTTATGTCAACGGTGAGGTGTACGATCTTCCCCAGGAGGTGCATAAGGAATCATCGTTGATTCTTCCCGGCACCCGTGTTTCCCCCGAAGATCGGCGTGATTTCATGCCCAAACTGGTGGTTCCTCCCGGCCAATATTTTGTCATGGGGGATAATCGTGATCGTTCTTATGACAGCCGCTTTTGGGGCTTCGTCGATCGCGACCTGATTAAGGGCAAAGCGTTCATCAAGTATTGGTCGTGGGACGGTGAAGAACACTGGCCACGATTCAACCGTATCGGTCGCCTGATTGATTAA
- the mutS gene encoding DNA mismatch repair protein MutS, producing the protein MATPTPMMRQYLEIKSQYPDAILFFRLGDFYEMFLDDAVTAARILDITLTSRNKNSDDEVPLCGVPYHSAQPYIAKLVASGHKVAVCEQVEDPKSVKGIVKRDVVRVVTPGMVLESDMLTPDENNFLMVLAHCDSAYGVAIVDISTGEFRVTSVESPADLGREIDGNQPREIVLCECDEEVLRDQLAGHFQERMVNVLPEWVFEGEDAQQRLYRFFQCDSLDAFGCQQLPAAICAAGAALYYVEETQKNTVEHIRTLKTYHVQDFMVLDEATRRNLELTATLIDGKRQGSLLGALDRTVTAMGGRKLRQWINQPLIDCQAIVQRHELVSELVDAPLLRDELGQCLDDVYDLERLSARISMASANAKDLVALRHSLEQLPAIIAQASELQSTMGTTLAGEIDPLDDVLRLISASIADNPPFVLREGGLIRDGYHEELDELRLISREGKSWIIGLEKKEREQTGINTLKVRFNKVFGYYIDVPKTQISKVPESYERKQTLANSERYFTPELKEYEDKVLGAEERLVALEYELFQQIRSQVAAQGARIQQTAEALAQLDVMVCFAAVAHERNYVQPVMDQGTALTIEEGRHPVIESMNLGERFIPNDVQLDTETDQLLIITGPNMAGKSTFMRQVALITLMAQVGSLVPAKSAHIGVVDRIFTRVGASDNLARGQSTFMVEMSETANILNHATSRSLIILDEIGRGTSTFDGVSIAWAVAEYLHDNDQVAAKTLFATHYHELTDLALTRERIANFNIAVREWNDQIVFLRKIVAGGASHSYGIQVARLAGLPDAVIGRAKEVLANLEGGEFSTQGEPRLARSRQQPHQVKSPQMSLFNADDDPVRQQLQKVDVNTLSPLEALNLLDELKKLL; encoded by the coding sequence ATGGCTACACCCACGCCAATGATGCGCCAATATCTCGAAATCAAAAGTCAATATCCTGATGCGATCCTGTTTTTCCGCCTCGGTGACTTTTATGAAATGTTTCTGGATGATGCCGTCACAGCTGCGCGGATTCTCGATATCACGTTAACATCACGCAACAAAAACTCTGACGACGAGGTGCCGCTGTGTGGTGTGCCGTACCACAGTGCACAACCGTATATTGCCAAACTGGTTGCCAGTGGCCATAAAGTTGCGGTATGCGAGCAGGTGGAAGACCCAAAGTCGGTCAAAGGGATTGTTAAACGAGATGTGGTGCGAGTGGTCACGCCGGGAATGGTTCTCGAAAGTGACATGTTGACGCCGGATGAGAACAATTTTCTCATGGTTCTGGCGCATTGCGACAGTGCTTACGGTGTTGCTATCGTCGATATTTCAACGGGGGAATTTCGCGTTACCTCGGTTGAGTCGCCTGCCGATTTGGGTCGTGAAATCGACGGCAATCAGCCGCGTGAGATTGTGTTGTGCGAATGCGATGAAGAGGTGTTGCGGGATCAGTTGGCCGGACATTTTCAGGAGCGGATGGTCAACGTGTTGCCGGAATGGGTCTTTGAAGGCGAAGACGCTCAGCAACGTCTTTACCGGTTCTTTCAGTGTGACAGCCTCGATGCGTTTGGCTGCCAACAGTTACCGGCGGCGATTTGTGCCGCAGGGGCAGCACTGTATTATGTGGAGGAAACCCAGAAAAACACTGTGGAGCATATCCGCACCCTGAAAACCTATCATGTTCAGGACTTTATGGTTCTGGATGAAGCGACCCGACGCAATCTCGAACTGACGGCCACCCTTATTGATGGTAAGCGCCAGGGCTCACTGTTGGGCGCGTTGGATCGCACCGTGACCGCTATGGGCGGCCGCAAGCTGCGCCAGTGGATTAATCAGCCTCTGATCGATTGTCAAGCCATTGTTCAACGCCATGAACTGGTCAGTGAACTGGTTGATGCACCGCTGTTGCGTGACGAACTCGGCCAGTGTCTTGATGATGTGTATGATCTTGAACGGCTCAGTGCGCGCATTTCCATGGCCAGTGCCAATGCCAAAGATCTGGTCGCCTTGCGCCATTCTCTGGAGCAGTTACCGGCAATTATTGCCCAGGCCTCTGAGTTGCAATCAACCATGGGTACCACCTTGGCTGGTGAGATCGACCCTCTGGATGATGTTTTACGTCTAATCTCTGCGTCAATTGCTGATAATCCGCCGTTTGTGCTGCGCGAAGGCGGCCTGATTCGTGATGGTTATCATGAGGAACTTGATGAATTGCGCCTGATCAGCCGTGAGGGAAAAAGCTGGATCATTGGTTTGGAGAAAAAGGAGCGCGAGCAGACCGGAATCAATACGTTAAAGGTTCGTTTCAATAAGGTGTTCGGTTATTACATCGATGTGCCGAAAACCCAGATTAGCAAGGTTCCCGAGTCGTATGAGCGCAAACAGACTCTGGCGAATTCCGAGCGTTATTTCACCCCAGAGCTCAAAGAGTACGAAGATAAGGTCCTTGGTGCCGAAGAACGTTTGGTTGCCCTTGAATACGAGCTGTTTCAGCAGATACGCAGCCAGGTTGCTGCGCAGGGAGCGCGCATTCAGCAAACTGCGGAAGCGTTGGCCCAGTTAGACGTGATGGTGTGTTTTGCTGCGGTGGCGCATGAGCGCAACTATGTGCAACCGGTGATGGATCAGGGAACGGCTCTGACTATTGAAGAGGGACGTCATCCGGTCATTGAGAGCATGAACCTGGGTGAGCGTTTTATCCCCAATGATGTGCAGCTTGATACCGAAACTGATCAATTATTGATCATTACCGGACCGAACATGGCGGGTAAATCAACCTTTATGCGTCAGGTCGCTTTGATCACTCTGATGGCCCAGGTTGGGAGTCTGGTGCCGGCTAAGTCTGCCCATATCGGTGTCGTTGACCGCATTTTTACCCGGGTTGGAGCCAGTGACAACCTGGCGCGCGGGCAGTCGACCTTTATGGTGGAGATGAGCGAGACCGCAAACATTCTTAACCATGCAACGTCGCGCAGTCTGATCATTCTCGATGAGATTGGTCGTGGCACGTCAACCTTTGATGGTGTCAGTATTGCCTGGGCGGTGGCCGAATATTTGCATGACAACGATCAGGTTGCTGCAAAAACCTTGTTTGCCACCCACTATCATGAACTGACTGATCTGGCATTAACACGCGAACGGATCGCTAATTTCAATATTGCGGTGCGTGAATGGAATGACCAGATCGTCTTTTTGCGTAAAATTGTTGCTGGTGGGGCCAGTCATTCCTACGGCATCCAGGTGGCACGGCTGGCCGGTCTGCCTGATGCGGTGATCGGCCGGGCCAAAGAAGTTCTGGCGAACCTTGAAGGTGGCGAGTTCTCGACTCAGGGGGAGCCGCGTCTGGCGCGGAGCCGGCAGCAACCACACCAGGTGAAGAGCCCACAGATGTCGCTGTTTAATGCGGATGATGACCCGGTACGCCAGCAACTGCAGAAGGTGGATGTGAATACACTCAGTCCACTTGAGGCGTTGAATCTGCTTGATGAACTGAAAAAACTGCTTTAG
- a CDS encoding N-acetylmuramoyl-L-alanine amidase, translating into MLRLNRIFLILLFVFFAVSSVSQASVLQDYRDARYAYQQLLRAPQKQQYRHHWDKVFTQLQHFVDQHPDHEKAPGAYYLLGQSHEKLYEISRVKKDARAAVDYYQSLARRYPSSSLADDALLFSARLQCEVLGAEQAARNDCQVILQRYPSGDMHKRARELLATLPPSTTPVPVKVTTSQPVVSPGPHVVSAIRHWQDADHTRLVLDLDGIPVYRVNTLPPSQKDNTSARLYIDLFKTNRVPTLSSNQKIGGTLVKSIRVGETEERTRIVFDLAQLTRYKVITLAGPPRIVIDLANHVGATLKEDVPQLETSTDAVKGDSGSDQISQVLQRVPADETPQIHLPDVAAKTHGKLRIVVDAGHGGKDPGAIGPGKLYEKDVVLKLAKTLAQRLESSFHCEVLLTRDRDIYIPLLERTAYANEVDADLFISIHANASVNKKAYGIETFYLNFSKTDKAMAVAARENGMSLQEVGDLELILFDMMANSKINESSRLAAEIQSSLVGQLSRKYSNVKDLGVRQGPFHVLLGATMPSVLVEVAFISHSREAKRLNSRTYRERSAEAIVHGVRQYLQSQNLLAKRASDS; encoded by the coding sequence GTGCTGAGATTGAATCGTATATTTCTGATTCTGTTGTTTGTCTTCTTCGCTGTATCATCAGTGAGCCAGGCCAGTGTTCTGCAGGATTACCGGGATGCGCGTTATGCGTATCAACAGTTGCTCCGGGCACCGCAAAAGCAGCAGTATCGCCATCATTGGGATAAAGTTTTCACCCAGCTTCAACACTTTGTTGATCAGCATCCTGACCACGAAAAAGCTCCCGGAGCGTATTACCTTCTGGGCCAATCCCACGAGAAACTCTATGAAATATCACGGGTCAAAAAAGATGCTCGTGCTGCAGTGGATTACTACCAGAGTCTGGCTCGTCGTTATCCTTCAAGCTCTTTGGCGGATGATGCGTTGCTCTTCAGTGCCCGTCTGCAATGTGAAGTGCTCGGTGCCGAGCAAGCGGCGCGTAACGACTGCCAGGTGATTCTGCAACGTTATCCTTCCGGAGATATGCATAAGAGGGCCAGGGAGTTGTTGGCCACATTACCACCGTCCACAACACCTGTACCTGTGAAGGTCACGACATCTCAACCAGTGGTTTCTCCAGGGCCTCATGTGGTTTCCGCCATTCGCCATTGGCAGGATGCAGATCATACCCGGCTGGTTCTCGACCTTGATGGTATTCCGGTTTATCGTGTCAATACTCTGCCTCCGAGTCAAAAAGACAACACTTCTGCACGGTTATATATCGATCTTTTTAAAACGAATCGCGTTCCTACTCTATCGTCCAACCAAAAAATTGGTGGGACTCTGGTAAAAAGTATTCGCGTTGGTGAAACCGAAGAACGCACGCGCATCGTTTTCGACCTGGCGCAGTTGACCCGCTACAAAGTGATCACTCTTGCTGGGCCACCACGCATTGTAATCGATTTGGCGAACCATGTCGGAGCAACATTGAAAGAGGACGTGCCGCAACTTGAAACTTCGACTGATGCGGTTAAGGGTGACTCGGGTTCCGATCAGATTTCCCAGGTGTTGCAGCGGGTGCCTGCGGATGAAACCCCACAAATTCATCTGCCGGATGTGGCGGCTAAAACACATGGCAAACTGCGGATTGTGGTAGATGCCGGTCATGGCGGCAAAGACCCCGGTGCGATTGGACCGGGCAAACTGTATGAAAAGGATGTCGTGCTGAAATTGGCCAAAACGCTTGCGCAACGGCTTGAATCATCCTTTCATTGCGAGGTGTTGTTAACTCGTGATCGGGATATTTATATCCCGCTTCTGGAACGGACTGCGTATGCCAATGAAGTCGATGCGGATCTGTTCATCTCTATCCATGCCAATGCCAGCGTTAACAAAAAGGCCTATGGCATCGAAACGTTTTATCTGAATTTTTCTAAGACCGATAAGGCCATGGCGGTTGCCGCTCGTGAAAACGGGATGAGTTTGCAGGAGGTCGGTGATCTTGAACTGATCCTGTTTGATATGATGGCCAACTCAAAAATTAATGAATCCAGCCGTTTAGCAGCAGAGATACAGTCGTCTCTGGTGGGACAGTTGAGTCGTAAGTACTCGAATGTCAAAGACCTTGGCGTGCGTCAGGGCCCGTTCCATGTGCTTCTGGGGGCAACGATGCCTTCGGTTCTGGTTGAAGTGGCGTTCATTAGTCATTCACGCGAAGCCAAACGATTGAACAGCCGAACCTATCGTGAACGGTCGGCTGAGGCTATCGTTCATGGCGTGCGTCAGTATTTGCAATCACAGAACCTCCTTGCGAAACGAGCCAGTGACTCATGA